Genomic segment of Desulfurispira natronophila:
GTCATGTCAGAGCAGTAGTGTGCTTTGGCTCCCCAATCCATAAGCAGGTTTCCACCTTGCTCCACCCTGTTAGCACCAGTTTGGTGGTGAGGTACAGCGCTGCCGGGACCCCAGGCTACAATAGTGCTGAAGGCCTGACTGTCAGCACCCAGACGGCGACATTGGTACTCAAGCTCTGCTGCAATCTCCCGTTCGCTGGTTCCCGGGCGAAGACAGCTGGAGATACGCTCGAAAGCGGTGATAGAAATATGAATACTGTTGCGGATCAAGTCCAGCTCCAGGTGATCTTTGCAAGATCGCAAAAACTCAAGGGGGCTGGCCACAGGCTGCAGTGAGGCGTGAGCAAATTGTTCGCGAAAACGTTGCCATCGCTCCAGGCTCAAGCTTTGCTCAACGTACAGAGTTTTGATTCGCTTGTCGGCCAGCACCTGGGACAGAGTAATCTCCAGGGAGCCGCTGGCCTGAACAATTTCATCGAAAAAACACTGCTGGCGGGCAGCATCGTAGTAACGACTGTCAGTGAAAAGCATCAACTGGCCATCCGTAAAAAGTCCTGCTCCGTGGGAACCGCTGAAGCCGGTGAGATAGTCCAGGTTGGCCAGATTTGTGATCAGCAGGGCCTCCTGGTTATCCAAGGGATGCATGTCGGCAAGGCGATGCTTTCGTTGACTATATGCGGATAGCAGGTTCTTGAGGTTATGTTCCAATTTTTACCTCGCGGATCGTTCGGCGGGTTCGAACTGAATACGGGAGACCATTATCCCTCTGCGGTCTGTCTGATCCATGAGCACATCAATAAAGATATCGTCGCGCTGGCCATAGTGGTCTTCGATAAGCTCCTTGACATACTTGGCCCGCTTGAGGGCCAGACCCTGTTGCTTCAGGTCAGCAAAAGGAGGGGCATAGGGAAGGTCGTCGGTTATACCCACAACAAGGTAGACCGTACCCTCATCAGCCATGGCGATCTGGTCAAGAATACTCTGGCGGGACTCTTCCGGCAAGGTCGCCTCCCCAATGGGCATGGAAATATACTCGTACTTAAGGTCGCGCACCGTACGAACCTTGAGTTCACGATGCACATCCACTCGTCGCTGAATCCACTGCTCCGTTACATCCTGGTCGGGGGCCGCAGGTCTTTGGTCGTGCTGGGCAACCTGGAAGCGCAGTGTGTCAAGATCGTCACGCAGGCTGTCGATTTCGCTCAACAGCATATTATTGCGCTCAGCAATCAGCCGCCCTTCGTCCCGATCGATGTAGTTTTGTGGCACATACCACTGAAAAAGGAGCCAAAATACCACCAAGGAGACAAGAACCCCCGTTGTGCCGCCAACAAGAAATGATTTCATAACGAACCTCTGCTACGTTTCTCCTTGCACTTGAAGAGCGCAGTGAAAAAATCGGGTTACTGGTAAGACTCATAATGGAGCTGCCGTAAGTCTTGCCGTGTGGAAATAAGTGACCTCTCGCACGGTGAGTGATAGCTGTTCCGGCTTGCTGGCGCAACTGTGGTATCCCGTGGGGAAAAGAGCGCCATTTAGCCGTGAAGAACTCTCCATCTTTTTACCAGCATTGGGGTTGCATTTCCAGTATCCGTTTGCTGGAAAATGCACTTTGGGCAAAGTCATTCATCTTGCCGCTGCATTGTTTTGGCAGCTTTGCCAGTCCCTGGGGTGAGTGTGAAGGTGTGCGGCTCAGTGGATCCACTTCAATATTATCCAGTTTTTCGGCTGGGTTGGCACAAAGTTTCCTGCGATTTTACTTGGCATTCCCGGGTCATTACTTTATTTTACGTGGCGAAAACACATCCAGAACACGTGAGATCGAGGTATCGTCCATGGAATTCAGCGTTATTGGCGTCTTTTTACACGCCGATCTCTTTGGTAAATTTATTATACTCCTGTTGCTGGTAATGTCGGTAGTAAGCTGGGGAGTTATTATTCACAAGTATCTACAGTTGCGGAATGTCAGCCAGATGAACGAGCGCTTTCTCGACGTTTTCTGGTCCAACCGCTCACTCTCGCAGATCACCACTACCGCTAGCGGCATTAACGCGCCACTGCTGGATGTCTTCCAGGTGACCCATAAAAATTACACCTCCCTGTCAGATGAAGTGGCGGCAGACGAGAAAATATCTTTTGTGGAGCGAATTATTCGCGCAGAGTCTTTGGCCAAGGTGCGGGACATGGAGTCATCCCTGAGTGTCCTGTCAATTATTGCTTCGTCTGCCCCTTATATCGGATTGCTTGGCACGGTTTGGGGTATCATTGGCTCTTTCCACACTATTGGTGCCATGCGCAGCGCCTCCCTGGCAGTAGTGGCGCCGGGACTTTCCGAGGCACTGGTGGCAACCGCCCTGGGGCTTTTCGCTGCGATCCCGGCAGTTATCTTCTACAATGTTTTTGCTGCGCGCATTAAGCAGCAGGTAAGTATCATGGAGAGCTTTGCCGATGAGTTAGTCGCCATTCTTATGAGGAGAGCATGAAGATCCACAGCGATGTCTATAAGCCTATGAGCGACATCAACGTCATCCCCCTAGTGGATGTCGTGCTGGTGTTATTGATTATATTTATGATCACCGCTCCCATGCTCCAGCACGGTATGCATGTGGATTTGCCCGAGTCTCAGGCTGAGCTGGAAGTTGATGATGAGCGGGAGCAGCTCATCCTTACCGTTGATGAGCATGGACAAATTTTCATTAATCGCAACGCCATTTCCCTTGAAGACTTGCCGGATCGCCTGGAGGGGTTGCAGCAGTTGGGGCAGGCCTATGATGTTATCGTGGAAGGCGACCGCCATGTGGATTACGGTGCCGTTGTGTCCGTAATGGATGTACTCCAGGCGGCAGGTTTTTACAATATCGGCCTGGTAACCCAGTAGGATAACCATGACAGCACTGCGCTTTTCCTGGCCATCAGCCCTACCATCTTTGCCACTGCCGGGAGCAACGGCAGTATCAGTGGCCCTGCACGTTTTGTTCTTCAGCGTCTACTTGCTGGTGGGGTCCTTGAGCCCATCCCAACCACCAGTAGTACCTAATGTGCGAGTTCAGTTGATGCCCCAGATTGCCGAGCAGACCGCCGTGGCAGATGAGACCCCCCAGCGGGAGGTGCCAGTGGTTGGTGCCGGCAGCAAGCAAGCAGCTCCAGAGCCAGCTCCCCGTCCACCGGAAGAAGTAGTGCGGCCAGAGGTTCCAGATCCACAGGACTTGCGAAGAGATGCGGACTCAGCCATTGACCGTATACGCCAGGCTCAGCAGCTGCAACGTCAACGGGAAGCAGCGCAGCAAGCAGTGGAGCGACTGGCTCGCCAGCGACAACAGCAGGAACACCAACAGGAAGCAGCCCCTGACACCGAAGCCGAGACTCAGCCTGAGGCCCATGAGGAGGAAGCGGCAACTCCGGTGGCGGAGGAGTTACCAGCCGCAGAAGCCGGCGAAGTTTCCACCGAAGCATCCTGGGACATCACCTCCGACCGGGCAGCACTGGCTTATCTGGACGCAGTAACCGCC
This window contains:
- a CDS encoding M24 family metallopeptidase produces the protein MDNQEALLITNLANLDYLTGFSGSHGAGLFTDGQLMLFTDSRYYDAARQQCFFDEIVQASGSLEITLSQVLADKRIKTLYVEQSLSLERWQRFREQFAHASLQPVASPLEFLRSCKDHLELDLIRNSIHISITAFERISSCLRPGTSEREIAAELEYQCRRLGADSQAFSTIVAWGPGSAVPHHQTGANRVEQGGNLLMDWGAKAHYCSDMTRTFFFEKPQKQMEEIYRIVLEAQLAAIEQLKPGVKLIDVDAAARSVITDYGFGEFFGHGTGHSLGIEIHEHPTISPRSGDAIAEPGMVLTVEPGIYLPGSGGVRIEDVVLVTPTGNEVLTSALPKGLESAVL
- a CDS encoding MotA/TolQ/ExbB proton channel family protein, producing MEFSVIGVFLHADLFGKFIILLLLVMSVVSWGVIIHKYLQLRNVSQMNERFLDVFWSNRSLSQITTTASGINAPLLDVFQVTHKNYTSLSDEVAADEKISFVERIIRAESLAKVRDMESSLSVLSIIASSAPYIGLLGTVWGIIGSFHTIGAMRSASLAVVAPGLSEALVATALGLFAAIPAVIFYNVFAARIKQQVSIMESFADELVAILMRRA
- the tolR gene encoding protein TolR, whose translation is MKIHSDVYKPMSDINVIPLVDVVLVLLIIFMITAPMLQHGMHVDLPESQAELEVDDEREQLILTVDEHGQIFINRNAISLEDLPDRLEGLQQLGQAYDVIVEGDRHVDYGAVVSVMDVLQAAGFYNIGLVTQ
- a CDS encoding TonB family protein produces the protein MTALRFSWPSALPSLPLPGATAVSVALHVLFFSVYLLVGSLSPSQPPVVPNVRVQLMPQIAEQTAVADETPQREVPVVGAGSKQAAPEPAPRPPEEVVRPEVPDPQDLRRDADSAIDRIRQAQQLQRQREAAQQAVERLARQRQQQEHQQEAAPDTEAETQPEAHEEEAATPVAEELPAAEAGEVSTEASWDITSDRAALAYLDAVTATITENFQRRIDFGAHITRDPIVRFTLQRDGRIAEGSIAIQQSSGSQVVDRALILAVQRGGPYPAFPESIQRNTITIDVRGNIHDE